The following proteins are co-located in the Vanessa cardui chromosome 15, ilVanCard2.1, whole genome shotgun sequence genome:
- the LOC124535569 gene encoding cuticle protein 8-like produces the protein MVAKFVIVLALAVAASAIPLVPVAKIAYAEQEAPAHYEFQYSVHDEHNGDVKQQQESRAGDAVHGSYSLVQPDGVHRIVEYTADKEHGFNANVRYEGQPIATPAPAKIAYAAPVAKVAYSAPVAYHAAPVTYHAAPVAKVAYSAPVAYHAAPVAKVAYAAPLTQVSFSSPVISYHH, from the exons ATGGTCGCTAAG TTCGTTATCGTTCTTGCTCTGGCCGTGGCTGCCTCAGCCATACCTCTGGTCCCCGTTGCCAAAATCGCCTACGCCGAACAGGAAGCCCCTGCTCACTACGAATTCCAGTATTCCGTCCACGATGAGCACAATGGCGACGTGAAACAGCAACAGGAGTCCCGCGCTGGTGACGCAGTCCACGGCTCCTACTCGCTAGTGCAGCCCGACGGCGTCCACCGCATCGTGGAGTACACCGCTGACAAGGAGCACGGATTCAACGCCAACGTGCGTTACGAAGGACAACCCATTGCCACTCCCGCCCCAGCCAAGATCGCGTACGCCGCTCCCGTCGCCAAGGTTGCCTACTCTGCCCCCGTCGCCTACCATGCTGCCCCAGTTACCTATCACGCTGCTCCCGTAGCTAAGGTAGCGTACTCTGCCCCTGTTGCCTACCACGCTGCTCCCGTAGCCAAGGTAGCCTACGCCGCACCTCTTACCCAAGTCAGTTTCTCCTCCCCCGTCATCTCCTACCATCATTAA